One stretch of Calonectris borealis chromosome 5, bCalBor7.hap1.2, whole genome shotgun sequence DNA includes these proteins:
- the GARIN2 gene encoding Golgi-associated RAB2 interactor protein 2, whose amino-acid sequence MGDLQRLLSQGEYAPFTSAPIFESKFVQVNRRGEPISVHNRPSCVTIGICAANPSSPMPNAMLVAREVPLSPQEITTNFWKLSEQPSHMEQLALTRFFPLKFVELSVHSTDKHHLMLKLVNGRSYYLELCAPPDQQQHLFHLWLQLISLLKPPENTSNTKVDVKCKDFGTCHKKAPSPNNPSENRDNPQDVPNPKTEEEVIKQTSSNQVPLSGTVGPTEESGRKVEAFHTSLKPTRQETTMQSKNIDPLDKKKSKSTEKRTTSHSFRNGGTNRGYEEK is encoded by the exons ATGGGTGACCTTCAGAGACTTCTTAGCCAAGGAGAATATGCTCCTTTTACCTCTGCTCCCATCTTCGAGAGCAAGTTTGTCCAG gTTAATCGAAGAGGGGAACCAATTTCTGTCCATAACCGACCCAGCTGCGTGACCATCGGCATCTGTGCTGCCAATCCCAGTTCGCCAATGCCCAATGCAATGCTGGTAGCGCGCGAGGTGCCCCTGTCCCCACAGGAAATTACGACAAACTTCTGGAAACTCTCAGAGCAGCCATCCCACATGGAACAGCTAGCACTTACCAG GTTCTTCCCCTTGAAGTTTGTGGAACTCTCTGTCCACAGCACAGATAAGCATCACCTCATGTTAAAATTAGTAAATGGCCGTTCCTATTATCTAGAGCTCTGTGCCCCGCCAGACCAGCAACAACACCTATTCCACCTGTGGCTGCAGCTCATCTCTCTCCTGAAACCCCCAGAAAATACCAGCAATACCAAAGTTGATGTAAAATGCAAGGATTTTGGCACGTGTCACAAGAAAGCTCCCAGCCCAAACAACCCGTCAGAAAAT aGGGACAACCCACAAGATGTGCCTAACcccaaaacagaggaagaagttATTAAACAAACCTCCTCCAACCAAGTTCCCCTCTCAGGTACAGTGGGTCCCACAGAAGAGAGTGGAAGGAAGGTGGAAGCCTTCCACACCTCCCTGAAACCAACCAGGCAAGAAACCACCATGCAGTCAAAGAATATAGATCCTCTGgataaaaagaagagcaaaagcacagaaaagaggACAACTAG CCATTCATTTAGAAATGGGGGTACTAAC